The Equus quagga isolate Etosha38 chromosome 12, UCLA_HA_Equagga_1.0, whole genome shotgun sequence genome includes a region encoding these proteins:
- the NELFCD gene encoding negative elongation factor C/D isoform X3 — translation MAGAAPGAIMDEDYFGSAAEWGDEADGGQQEDDYGEGEDDAEVQQECLHKFSTRDYIMEPSIFNTLKRYFQAGGSPENVIQLLSENYTAVAQTVNLLAEWLIQTGVEPVQVQETVENHLKSLLIKHFDPRKADSIFTEEGETPAWLEQMIAHTTWRDLFYKLAEAHPDCLMLNFTVKLISDAGYQGEITSVSTACQQLEVFSRVLRTSLATILDGGEENLEKNLPEFAKMVCHGEHTYLFAQAMMSVLAQEEQGGSAVRRIAQEVQRFAQEKGHDASQITLALGTAASYPRACQALGAMLSKGALNPADITVLFKMFTSMDPPPVELIRVPAFLDLFMQSLFKPGARINQDHKHKYIHILAYAASVVETWKKNKRVSINKDELKSTSKAVETVHNLCCNENKGASELVAELSTLYQCIRFPVVAMGVLKWVDWTVSEPRYFQLQTDHTPVHLALLDEVLDVIAPPYTSDFVQLFLPILENDSIAGTIKTEGEHDPVTEFIAHCKSNFILVN, via the exons ATGGCGGGGGCCGCTCCAGGCGCCATCATGGACGAGGACTACTTCGGGAGCGCGGCCGAGTGGGGCGATGAGGCGGACGGCGGCCAG CAGGAGGATGATTATGGAGAGGGAGAAGATGATGCAGAGGTCCAGCAGGAATGCCTACATAAGTTTTCTACCCGGGATTATATAATGGAACCCTCCATCTTTAACACTCTGAAGAG atattttcagGCAGGAGGGTCTCCGGAGAATGTTATCCAGCTCTTATCAGAGAACTACACTGCTGTGGCCCAGACTGTCAACCTGCTGGCTGAGTGGCTCATTCAGACAG gtgtTGAACCAGTGCAGGTTCAGGAAACTGTAGAAAATCACTTGAAGAGTTTATTAATCAAACATTTTGACCCACGCAAAGCAGATTCTATTTTTACTGAAGAAGGAGAG ACTCCAGCGTGGCTTGAACAAATGATTGCACATACCACATGGAGAGACCTTTTTTACAAACTGGCTGAAGCCCATCCAGACTGTTTGATGCTTAACTTCACTGTTAAG CTTATTTCTGATGCAGGGTACCAGGGGGAGATAACCAGTGTATCCACAGCTTGCCAGCAGTTGGAAGTGTTTTCTAGAGTACTTCGTACTTCTCTAGCTACAATTTTGGATGGAGGAGAAGAAAACCTTGAAAAAAACCTCCCTGAGTTTGCC aAAATGGTGTGCCACGGGGAACACACATACCTGTTTGCCCAAGCCATGATGTCTGTGCTGGcccaggaagagcaaggaggctcCGCCGTGCGCCGGATCGCTCAGGAAGTTCAGCGCTTCGCCCAGGAGAA GGGCCATGATGCCAGTCAGATCACACTAGCATTAGGCACAGCTGCCTCCTACCCCAGGGCTTGTCAGGCCCTTGGTGCTATGTTGTCCAAAGGAGCCCTGAATCCAGCCGACATCACAGTCCTGTTCAAGATGTTTACAAGCATGGACCCGCCTCCTGTTGAACTT ATCCGAGTGCCAGCCTTCCTGGACCTGTTTATGCAGTCACTCTTTAAACCAGGAGCCAGGATCAACCAGGACCACAAGCACAAGTACATCCATATCTTGGCATATGCAGCAAGTGTGGTTGAGACCTGGAAGAAG AACAAGCGAGTGAGCATCAATAAAGATGAGCTGAAGTCAACATCGAAAGCTGTTGAAACTGTTCACAATTTGTGTTGCAATGAGAACAAAGGGGCCTCTGAACTCGTGGCAGAGTTGAGTACACTCTATCAGTGTATTAG GTTTCCAGTGGTAGCAATGGGTGTGCTGAAATGGGTGGATTGGACTGTCTCAGAACCAAGGTACTTCCAGCTGCAGACTGACCATACACCGGTACACCTGGCACTGCTGGACGAG GTGCTGGATGTCATCGCTCCTCCATACACCTCTGACTTTGTGCAGCTTTTCCTCCCCATCTTAGAAAACGACAGCATTGCAGGCACCATTAAAACAGAAGGTGAACATGACCCTGTAACGGAATTTATAG ctcACTGCAAGTCCAACTTCATCCTGGTGAACTAA
- the NELFCD gene encoding negative elongation factor C/D isoform X1, translated as MAGAAPGAIMDEDYFGSAAEWGDEADGGQQEDDYGEGEDDAEVQQECLHKFSTRDYIMEPSIFNTLKRYFQAGGSPENVIQLLSENYTAVAQTVNLLAEWLIQTGVEPVQVQETVENHLKSLLIKHFDPRKADSIFTEEGETPAWLEQMIAHTTWRDLFYKLAEAHPDCLMLNFTVKLISDAGYQGEITSVSTACQQLEVFSRVLRTSLATILDGGEENLEKNLPEFAKMVCHGEHTYLFAQAMMSVLAQEEQGGSAVRRIAQEVQRFAQEKGHDASQITLALGTAASYPRACQALGAMLSKGALNPADITVLFKMFTSMDPPPVELIRVPAFLDLFMQSLFKPGARINQDHKHKYIHILAYAASVVETWKKNKRVSINKDELKSTSKAVETVHNLCCNENKGASELVAELSTLYQCIRFPVVAMGVLKWVDWTVSEPRYFQLQTDHTPVHLALLDEISTCHQLLHPQVLQLLVKLFETEHSQLDVMEQLELKKTLLDRMVHLLSRGYVLPVVSYIRKCLEKLDTDISLIRYFVTEVLDVIAPPYTSDFVQLFLPILENDSIAGTIKTEGEHDPVTEFIAHCKSNFILVN; from the exons ATGGCGGGGGCCGCTCCAGGCGCCATCATGGACGAGGACTACTTCGGGAGCGCGGCCGAGTGGGGCGATGAGGCGGACGGCGGCCAG CAGGAGGATGATTATGGAGAGGGAGAAGATGATGCAGAGGTCCAGCAGGAATGCCTACATAAGTTTTCTACCCGGGATTATATAATGGAACCCTCCATCTTTAACACTCTGAAGAG atattttcagGCAGGAGGGTCTCCGGAGAATGTTATCCAGCTCTTATCAGAGAACTACACTGCTGTGGCCCAGACTGTCAACCTGCTGGCTGAGTGGCTCATTCAGACAG gtgtTGAACCAGTGCAGGTTCAGGAAACTGTAGAAAATCACTTGAAGAGTTTATTAATCAAACATTTTGACCCACGCAAAGCAGATTCTATTTTTACTGAAGAAGGAGAG ACTCCAGCGTGGCTTGAACAAATGATTGCACATACCACATGGAGAGACCTTTTTTACAAACTGGCTGAAGCCCATCCAGACTGTTTGATGCTTAACTTCACTGTTAAG CTTATTTCTGATGCAGGGTACCAGGGGGAGATAACCAGTGTATCCACAGCTTGCCAGCAGTTGGAAGTGTTTTCTAGAGTACTTCGTACTTCTCTAGCTACAATTTTGGATGGAGGAGAAGAAAACCTTGAAAAAAACCTCCCTGAGTTTGCC aAAATGGTGTGCCACGGGGAACACACATACCTGTTTGCCCAAGCCATGATGTCTGTGCTGGcccaggaagagcaaggaggctcCGCCGTGCGCCGGATCGCTCAGGAAGTTCAGCGCTTCGCCCAGGAGAA GGGCCATGATGCCAGTCAGATCACACTAGCATTAGGCACAGCTGCCTCCTACCCCAGGGCTTGTCAGGCCCTTGGTGCTATGTTGTCCAAAGGAGCCCTGAATCCAGCCGACATCACAGTCCTGTTCAAGATGTTTACAAGCATGGACCCGCCTCCTGTTGAACTT ATCCGAGTGCCAGCCTTCCTGGACCTGTTTATGCAGTCACTCTTTAAACCAGGAGCCAGGATCAACCAGGACCACAAGCACAAGTACATCCATATCTTGGCATATGCAGCAAGTGTGGTTGAGACCTGGAAGAAG AACAAGCGAGTGAGCATCAATAAAGATGAGCTGAAGTCAACATCGAAAGCTGTTGAAACTGTTCACAATTTGTGTTGCAATGAGAACAAAGGGGCCTCTGAACTCGTGGCAGAGTTGAGTACACTCTATCAGTGTATTAG GTTTCCAGTGGTAGCAATGGGTGTGCTGAAATGGGTGGATTGGACTGTCTCAGAACCAAGGTACTTCCAGCTGCAGACTGACCATACACCGGTACACCTGGCACTGCTGGACGAG ATCAGTACCTGCCACCAGCTCCTGCACCCCCAGGTCCTGCAGCTGCTTGTTAAGCTTTTTGAGACTGAGCACTCCCAGCTGGATGTGATGGAGCAG CTTGAGTTGAAGAAGACCCTGTTGGACAGGATGGTTCACCTGCTGAGTCGAGGTTATGTACTTCCTGTTGTCAGTTACATCCGAAAGTGTCTGGAGAAGCTGGACACTGACATTTCACTCATTCGCTATTTTGTAACTGAG GTGCTGGATGTCATCGCTCCTCCATACACCTCTGACTTTGTGCAGCTTTTCCTCCCCATCTTAGAAAACGACAGCATTGCAGGCACCATTAAAACAGAAGGTGAACATGACCCTGTAACGGAATTTATAG ctcACTGCAAGTCCAACTTCATCCTGGTGAACTAA
- the NELFCD gene encoding negative elongation factor C/D isoform X2 → MAGAAPGAIMDEDYFGSAAEWGDEADGGQEDDYGEGEDDAEVQQECLHKFSTRDYIMEPSIFNTLKRYFQAGGSPENVIQLLSENYTAVAQTVNLLAEWLIQTGVEPVQVQETVENHLKSLLIKHFDPRKADSIFTEEGETPAWLEQMIAHTTWRDLFYKLAEAHPDCLMLNFTVKLISDAGYQGEITSVSTACQQLEVFSRVLRTSLATILDGGEENLEKNLPEFAKMVCHGEHTYLFAQAMMSVLAQEEQGGSAVRRIAQEVQRFAQEKGHDASQITLALGTAASYPRACQALGAMLSKGALNPADITVLFKMFTSMDPPPVELIRVPAFLDLFMQSLFKPGARINQDHKHKYIHILAYAASVVETWKKNKRVSINKDELKSTSKAVETVHNLCCNENKGASELVAELSTLYQCIRFPVVAMGVLKWVDWTVSEPRYFQLQTDHTPVHLALLDEISTCHQLLHPQVLQLLVKLFETEHSQLDVMEQLELKKTLLDRMVHLLSRGYVLPVVSYIRKCLEKLDTDISLIRYFVTEVLDVIAPPYTSDFVQLFLPILENDSIAGTIKTEGEHDPVTEFIAHCKSNFILVN, encoded by the exons ATGGCGGGGGCCGCTCCAGGCGCCATCATGGACGAGGACTACTTCGGGAGCGCGGCCGAGTGGGGCGATGAGGCGGACGGCGGCCAG GAGGATGATTATGGAGAGGGAGAAGATGATGCAGAGGTCCAGCAGGAATGCCTACATAAGTTTTCTACCCGGGATTATATAATGGAACCCTCCATCTTTAACACTCTGAAGAG atattttcagGCAGGAGGGTCTCCGGAGAATGTTATCCAGCTCTTATCAGAGAACTACACTGCTGTGGCCCAGACTGTCAACCTGCTGGCTGAGTGGCTCATTCAGACAG gtgtTGAACCAGTGCAGGTTCAGGAAACTGTAGAAAATCACTTGAAGAGTTTATTAATCAAACATTTTGACCCACGCAAAGCAGATTCTATTTTTACTGAAGAAGGAGAG ACTCCAGCGTGGCTTGAACAAATGATTGCACATACCACATGGAGAGACCTTTTTTACAAACTGGCTGAAGCCCATCCAGACTGTTTGATGCTTAACTTCACTGTTAAG CTTATTTCTGATGCAGGGTACCAGGGGGAGATAACCAGTGTATCCACAGCTTGCCAGCAGTTGGAAGTGTTTTCTAGAGTACTTCGTACTTCTCTAGCTACAATTTTGGATGGAGGAGAAGAAAACCTTGAAAAAAACCTCCCTGAGTTTGCC aAAATGGTGTGCCACGGGGAACACACATACCTGTTTGCCCAAGCCATGATGTCTGTGCTGGcccaggaagagcaaggaggctcCGCCGTGCGCCGGATCGCTCAGGAAGTTCAGCGCTTCGCCCAGGAGAA GGGCCATGATGCCAGTCAGATCACACTAGCATTAGGCACAGCTGCCTCCTACCCCAGGGCTTGTCAGGCCCTTGGTGCTATGTTGTCCAAAGGAGCCCTGAATCCAGCCGACATCACAGTCCTGTTCAAGATGTTTACAAGCATGGACCCGCCTCCTGTTGAACTT ATCCGAGTGCCAGCCTTCCTGGACCTGTTTATGCAGTCACTCTTTAAACCAGGAGCCAGGATCAACCAGGACCACAAGCACAAGTACATCCATATCTTGGCATATGCAGCAAGTGTGGTTGAGACCTGGAAGAAG AACAAGCGAGTGAGCATCAATAAAGATGAGCTGAAGTCAACATCGAAAGCTGTTGAAACTGTTCACAATTTGTGTTGCAATGAGAACAAAGGGGCCTCTGAACTCGTGGCAGAGTTGAGTACACTCTATCAGTGTATTAG GTTTCCAGTGGTAGCAATGGGTGTGCTGAAATGGGTGGATTGGACTGTCTCAGAACCAAGGTACTTCCAGCTGCAGACTGACCATACACCGGTACACCTGGCACTGCTGGACGAG ATCAGTACCTGCCACCAGCTCCTGCACCCCCAGGTCCTGCAGCTGCTTGTTAAGCTTTTTGAGACTGAGCACTCCCAGCTGGATGTGATGGAGCAG CTTGAGTTGAAGAAGACCCTGTTGGACAGGATGGTTCACCTGCTGAGTCGAGGTTATGTACTTCCTGTTGTCAGTTACATCCGAAAGTGTCTGGAGAAGCTGGACACTGACATTTCACTCATTCGCTATTTTGTAACTGAG GTGCTGGATGTCATCGCTCCTCCATACACCTCTGACTTTGTGCAGCTTTTCCTCCCCATCTTAGAAAACGACAGCATTGCAGGCACCATTAAAACAGAAGGTGAACATGACCCTGTAACGGAATTTATAG ctcACTGCAAGTCCAACTTCATCCTGGTGAACTAA